A single region of the Triticum dicoccoides isolate Atlit2015 ecotype Zavitan chromosome 2B, WEW_v2.0, whole genome shotgun sequence genome encodes:
- the LOC119367123 gene encoding pyruvate decarboxylase 2-like, which yields MENGIGSVDGHKAVSNGVVACPAAFRTSSSPAAMITSAEATLGRHLARRLVEVGVSDVFAVPGDFNLALLDHLIAEPGLRPVGCCNELNAGYAADGYARAKGVGACAVTFTVGGLSVLNAIAGAYSENLPVICIVGGPNSNDHGTNRILHHTIGLPDFSQELRCFQPVTCHQVVINNLDDAHEQVDKAIATALRESKPVYISVACNLPGVSHPTFFRDPIPYCLAPRQSNQMGLEAALDATVEFLNKAVKPVMVAGPKLRVAKAAAAFAELADASGYVVATMPSAKGLVPETLPRFIGTYWGAVSTSFCAEIVESADAYLFAGPIFNDYSSVGYSFLLKKEKMVNVQPDRVTVGNGPTFGCVMMKDFLSELAKRLSKKRNTTAHDNYRRIFVPQGQPLESERGEPLRVNVLFKHIQKMLTGDSAVIAETGDSWFNCQKLKLPDGCGYEFQMQYGSIGWSVGALLGYAQGAMDKRVIACIGDGSFQVTAQDVSTMLRCQQKSIIFLINNGGYTIEVEIHDGPYNVIKNWNYTGLVDAIHNGEGNCWTAKVSCEEELTAAIETATGEKKDCLCFIEVVVHKDDTSKELLEWGSRVSAANSRPPNPQ from the exons ATGGAAAATGGTATCGGATCGGTGGACGGGCACAAGGCGGTGTCAAACGGCGTGGTGGCGTGCCCCGCCGCATTCCGCACATCGTCGTCGCCAGCGGCCATGATCACCTCCGCCGAGGCCACGCTGGGCCGCCACCTTGCACGGCGCCTGGTGGAGGTGGGCGTGAGCGACGTGTTCGCCGTGCCAGGGGACTTCAACCTGGCCCTCCTCGACCACCTCATCGCCGAACCAGGCCTGCGCCCCGTGGGCTGCTGCAACGAGCTCAacgccggctacgccgccgacggGTACGCACGCGCCAAGGGCGTGGGCGCCTGCGCCGTCACCTTCACCGTCGGCGGCCTGAGCGTGCTCAACGCCATCGCTGGCGCCTACAGCGAGAACCTCCCCGTGATCTGCATCGTCGGCGGGCCCAACTCCAACGACCACGGCACCAACCGCATCCTCCACCACACCATCGGTCTCCCCGACTTCTCCCAGGAGCTCCGCTGCTTCCAGCCCGTCACCTGTCACCAGGTCGTCATCAACAACCTCGACGACGCCCACGAGCAGGTCGACAAGGCCATCGCCACGGCTCTCAGAGAGAGCAAGCCCGTCTACATCAGCGTCGCCTGCAACCTCCCCGGCGTCTCCCACCCCACCTTCTTCCGCGACCCCATCCCCTACTGCCTCGCCCCGCGGCAGAGCAACCAGATGGGACTCGAGGCGGCGCTCGACGCGACGGTGGAGTTTCTAAACAAGGCGGTGAAGCCGGTGATGGTGGCGGGGCCGAAGCTCCGGGTGGCCAAGGCAGCCGCGGCGTTCGCGGAGCTGGCGGACGCAAGCGGCTACGTTGTGGCGACGATGCCGTCGGCGAAGGGGCTGGTGCCGGAGACGCTGCCGCGGTTCATCGGCACCTACTGGGGCGCGGTGAGCACGTCCTTCTGCGCGGAGATCGTGGAGTCGGCGGACGCCTACCTCTTCGCCGGCCCCATCTTCAACGACTACAGCTCAGTGGGGTACTCGTTCCtgctcaagaaggagaagatggtgaACGTGCAGCCCGACCGAGTCACCGTCGGCAACGGCCCGACGTTCGGGTGCGTCATGATGAAGGACTTCCTGTCGGAGCTGGCCAAGCGCTTGAGCAAGAAGAGGAACACCACGGCGCACGACAACTACCGGAGGATCTTCGTGCCGCAGGGGCAGCCGCTGGAGAGCGAGCGCGGCGAGCCGCTGCGAGTCAACGTGCTGTTCAAGCACATCCAGAAGATGCTCACCGGGGACAGCGCCGTCATCGCTGAGACCGGCGACTCGTGGTTCAACTGCCAGAAGCTCAAGCTACCCGACGGCTGCGGGTACGAGTTCCAGATGCAGTACGGGTCCATCGGGTGGTCGGTGGGGGCGCTGCTCGGGTACGCGCAGGGCGCCATGGACAAGCGCGTCATCGCCTGCATCGGTGACGGGAGCTTCCAGGTGACGGCGCAGGACGTGTCGACGATGCTGCGGTGCCAGCAGAAGAGCATCATCTTCCTCATCAACAATGGAGGTTACACCATTGAGGTGGAGATCCACGACGGGCCTTACAACGTCATCAAGAACTGGAACTACACGGGGCTCGTCGACGCCATCCACAACGGCGAGGGCAACTGCTGGACTGCAAAG GTGAGTTGCGAGGAGGAGCTGACGGCGGCGATAGAGACCGCGACGGGAGAGAAGAAGGACTGCCTCTGCTTCATCGAGGTGGTGGTGCACAAGGACGACACCAGTAAGGAGCTCCTGGAATGGGGATCCAGGGTCAGTGCCGCCAACTCTAGGCCACCGAATCCGCAGTAG